In the genome of Hyphobacterium sp. CCMP332, one region contains:
- a CDS encoding ArsR family transcriptional regulator — translation MLETLITSKTRIKLLVKFFSNAHSKGYLRSLANEFGESTNAIRLELNNLSEAGFLVSEEAGRTIEYRANSKHPLFPELKNLAMKYLGLDKIAEEVVQKLGDVKGAFIHGDYTKGIDSGLIDLVLIGEVNRDNLHRLVAKAEKMIKRKIRAMILSEEEFIGLKDKLEADQAIWLWRA, via the coding sequence TTGCTCGAAACACTCATCACATCTAAGACCAGAATAAAATTGCTGGTCAAATTTTTTTCAAACGCTCACAGCAAGGGCTATTTGCGGAGTTTGGCCAATGAATTTGGTGAATCCACCAATGCGATCCGACTGGAACTTAATAATTTAAGTGAAGCCGGATTTTTAGTTTCCGAAGAAGCTGGAAGAACCATAGAATACCGTGCAAATAGCAAACACCCACTATTTCCAGAATTAAAAAACCTCGCCATGAAATATTTGGGACTGGATAAGATCGCTGAAGAGGTGGTTCAGAAATTGGGGGATGTAAAAGGCGCATTTATTCACGGTGATTATACTAAAGGCATAGATAGCGGTTTGATTGATCTGGTTTTGATTGGCGAGGTAAACAGAGACAATCTTCATCGATTGGTTGCAAAAGCTGAGAAGATGATTAAAAGAAAAATTAGAGCCATGATTCTCTCCGAAGAAGAGTTTATTGGCTTAAAAGATAAATTAGAAGCTGATCAGGCCATTTGGCTGTGGAGGGCATAG
- a CDS encoding UpxY family transcription antiterminator, producing MSEKKWLVFYTKSRHEKKCLDLLLRRGYEAWLPMVKELRQWSDRKKKVEAPLFRSYIFVKLEEHQLREVLQLPGISWNIRHNDKPAVLHSKDKEIIEQILESGYAIEEESDISDFEKGKKVIITSGALKNNTAIVLSKDSPFVLIQLESIDKNIKVKLPFDTLKLINTSDE from the coding sequence ATGTCTGAAAAGAAATGGCTGGTATTTTACACCAAAAGCAGGCATGAGAAAAAATGTTTGGACCTTCTTTTGCGCAGAGGCTATGAGGCATGGCTACCCATGGTAAAGGAATTAAGACAATGGTCTGATCGCAAAAAAAAAGTAGAAGCCCCTCTCTTTCGCTCTTACATTTTTGTCAAATTGGAGGAACATCAGCTTAGGGAAGTTCTTCAATTGCCGGGTATTTCATGGAACATTCGTCACAATGACAAACCCGCTGTACTCCATTCAAAAGACAAGGAAATCATTGAACAAATTCTGGAATCGGGATATGCCATAGAGGAAGAATCGGATATTAGCGATTTCGAAAAGGGTAAAAAAGTTATAATTACTTCAGGCGCCTTGAAAAACAACACAGCCATTGTACTATCAAAAGATAGCCCTTTCGTACTTATTCAGCTTGAAAGCATCGACAAAAACATCAAGGTAAAGCTCCCATTTGATACTTTAAAGCTAATTAATACAAGTGATGAGTAA
- a CDS encoding Gfo/Idh/MocA family oxidoreductase: MKNFALIGAAGYIAPRHLKAIKETGNKLTAAVDKHDCVGIMDSFFPKAAFFTEFERFDRHLEKEKRENHQADYISICTPNYMHDAHIRFALRYGADAICEKPLVLNPWNVDHLLELQKESGKKVYNILQLRLHPSVIALKQKIEAEPNKIHDIDLTYITSRGNWYYASWKGDINKSGGIATNIGIHFFDMLMWIFGPVQKRKIHLHEHDRASGFLELKNARVRWFLSINAETLPEKVKKSGLSTYRSLTIEGEEFEFSKGFNDLHTRSYENIMSGNGFELSEAKPSINEVFEIRQAETQPLKDDYHPLAKLPLAHHPFTKS, encoded by the coding sequence TTGAAAAACTTCGCTCTCATCGGTGCTGCCGGCTATATAGCACCGCGACATTTAAAAGCTATAAAAGAAACCGGAAATAAATTAACTGCTGCCGTTGACAAACACGACTGTGTGGGAATTATGGACTCATTCTTTCCAAAAGCTGCTTTTTTTACCGAATTCGAACGATTTGACAGGCATTTAGAAAAAGAAAAAAGAGAAAATCATCAGGCAGATTACATCAGCATATGCACACCCAATTATATGCACGATGCCCACATCCGTTTTGCATTGCGCTACGGAGCTGATGCAATTTGTGAAAAGCCACTCGTTTTAAATCCCTGGAATGTTGACCACCTTTTGGAATTGCAAAAGGAATCAGGTAAAAAAGTTTATAACATTTTGCAATTAAGGCTTCATCCAAGTGTTATTGCTTTAAAACAAAAAATTGAAGCTGAGCCGAATAAGATACATGACATCGATCTAACTTATATTACCTCTCGGGGCAACTGGTATTACGCCTCATGGAAAGGAGACATTAATAAATCGGGTGGAATAGCTACAAATATTGGAATTCATTTTTTTGACATGCTGATGTGGATTTTTGGGCCGGTTCAGAAACGCAAAATTCATTTGCATGAACACGATCGCGCGAGTGGATTTCTGGAATTAAAAAATGCAAGAGTAAGATGGTTTTTGAGTATTAACGCAGAAACACTTCCCGAAAAGGTAAAAAAATCGGGATTAAGCACTTACAGATCCCTAACAATTGAGGGCGAAGAGTTTGAGTTTAGCAAGGGTTTTAATGATCTGCATACGAGGAGTTATGAAAATATAATGTCTGGAAATGGCTTTGAGCTCTCAGAAGCAAAACCCTCTATCAATGAAGTGTTTGAGATTCGTCAAGCGGAAACGCAACCTCTAAAGGACGATTATCATCCCTTGGCAAAATTACCCCTGGCACATCATCCTTTCACTAAATCCTGA
- a CDS encoding four helix bundle protein — translation MKHIYSFEKLNVWQKSRELSIDIYRISSFFPDSEKFSLVNQMRRASISISSNIAEGSSRSTSKDQSHFYNIAHSSLMELLSQLILGLDLNYLSISEYNSIRNEIDIISKLLSGLRKSRIGAQA, via the coding sequence ATGAAACATATATACTCTTTCGAGAAACTAAATGTTTGGCAAAAATCAAGAGAATTATCTATCGATATTTATAGAATCAGCTCATTTTTTCCTGATTCCGAGAAATTCAGCTTAGTCAATCAAATGAGAAGAGCTTCGATTTCAATTAGTTCTAATATTGCCGAAGGATCTTCAAGAAGCACATCCAAAGATCAATCTCATTTTTACAATATTGCTCATAGCAGCCTAATGGAGCTATTAAGCCAACTAATCTTGGGATTAGATCTAAACTACCTGTCAATTTCAGAGTATAATAGCATTAGAAATGAAATTGACATAATCTCAAAACTACTTTCCGGCTTACGAAAAAGCCGAATTGGAGCGCAAGCCTAA
- a CDS encoding GDP-mannose 4,6-dehydratase, producing MKLLLTGVAGFIGYHTAYKLLSEGHEIIGLDNLNTYYDVDLKLRRLESLGISASQISDDDILQSENFQNFKFVKIDIANKHELVDLISKSNPEVIIHLAAQAGVRYSLDHPEKYLESNIHGFLNLLEAIRERPIKHFIFASSSSVYGLNKEIPFKTFHHTDHPISLYAATKKSNEMMAHTYSHLFKIPMTGLRFFTVYGPWGRPDMAMFIFTKNILEGKEIKVYNQGEMSRDFTYISDIVDSINRLIDKVPSGKPSNAQKNLLPNESTAAYQLFNIGYNSPTKLMDFIKAIEKHTGKKAIINFQPLQAGDVENTYADVSDLYQYIDFKPQVGVDEGVKKFVEWYKEYYSRSR from the coding sequence ATGAAACTACTTCTCACCGGTGTTGCGGGCTTTATTGGATATCACACGGCGTATAAGCTTCTCAGTGAAGGCCATGAAATTATAGGTCTTGATAACCTTAATACATATTATGATGTAGATCTTAAATTAAGACGTTTGGAGTCACTGGGAATAAGTGCTTCCCAAATCTCTGACGATGATATATTGCAAAGTGAGAATTTTCAGAATTTTAAATTTGTAAAAATTGACATTGCCAATAAACATGAGCTTGTTGATCTTATTTCAAAATCAAATCCCGAAGTAATAATTCATTTAGCAGCGCAAGCTGGCGTTCGGTATTCTCTGGATCATCCGGAAAAATACCTTGAAAGTAACATACATGGTTTTTTGAATCTCCTGGAAGCAATTAGAGAAAGGCCAATAAAGCATTTCATTTTTGCCTCAAGTTCTTCAGTTTACGGTTTGAATAAAGAAATACCTTTTAAGACATTTCACCACACCGATCATCCCATTTCCCTTTATGCTGCGACAAAAAAGAGCAATGAAATGATGGCGCATACTTATAGTCACCTTTTCAAAATTCCCATGACGGGATTAAGGTTTTTTACGGTTTACGGACCCTGGGGTAGGCCCGATATGGCCATGTTTATTTTTACAAAAAACATATTGGAGGGAAAGGAAATTAAGGTCTACAACCAGGGAGAAATGAGCAGAGATTTCACATATATCAGTGATATTGTCGATTCAATCAATAGACTGATCGATAAGGTACCAAGTGGAAAACCTTCAAATGCTCAAAAAAATTTACTTCCCAACGAGAGCACAGCAGCCTATCAATTGTTCAACATAGGATATAACAGCCCAACAAAATTGATGGACTTTATCAAAGCCATAGAAAAACACACAGGAAAAAAAGCAATAATCAATTTTCAGCCTTTACAGGCCGGAGATGTAGAAAATACATATGCTGATGTCTCCGATCTTTATCAATACATCGATTTCAAACCACAAGTAGGAGTGGATGAGGGAGTGAAAAAGTTTGTGGAATGGTATAAAGAGTACTATTCCCGCTCCCGATAG
- a CDS encoding polysaccharide biosynthesis tyrosine autokinase: MEEFQNTDQEEKQGIGIIQKVLLSALSKWYWIALCVIVFLTAAFLYNRYTTPIYQVSASLVKVKDPESESIFSSGRTAGIFRTDASDVERELRIIKSQKNIEEALNELDFHFSIYRSGEIKTTEIYPHNYFWIEIDSNSTKIPFGELFEFTNLKDNSSFSLKPLNEQSEYADLPKSKFKFGEWFNINGCKMRVQKITNSDLSKTSDDFLLKLNDPENNISLYNNQLRLRSDKNSNNIFHFAFNSTTPHKDMAFLETLIKVVRKNNLSEKNRDASNSLSFIDAQLSKLTDTLSFFRGKIDEYKIKNLDFGNGSNLILEKINRLEESKSELLLRKNYYEYLENYVIQNRDEEIFAPMVIGIDDPLLNSLALEYIKIKKEARLLKNDKNKENPYLNYEESVVQRIEKNILENVTNLQRDNQKKLVETDSRINFYISSLKGLQEEQRDLYEIQQLSELNSQLVELLLQKKTEISIGKSANSSDYDILDNPKYVDDPLIPDKERNLLIALAIGLGIPFGFIYLREALNNRVKYKDDLLSLTNIPLIGVIGHSKHSNNLVVTEKPKSVVSESFRAIRSNIHFLQAGEEGGVFLVTSSISGEGKTFCSINLAQVFSLSEKKVLLIGADMRKPKIYDDFGISNDYGLSSFLSGDMKLNEVIQKTRFPSLDIISAGIIPPNPSELLMSDRMQSAVKDLRKEYEYIIIDSPPVGLVTDAKILMERADQTIYIVRQNVSPIEAIKNLDQDYQNGKINHISMILNDLSMKKGGYGYGYGYGYGYGYGYGYGYGYYEDDHKKKNGIFNRLFGKG; the protein is encoded by the coding sequence TTGGAGGAATTTCAAAATACTGATCAGGAGGAAAAACAGGGCATTGGAATTATTCAGAAAGTACTCCTGAGCGCACTTTCTAAATGGTACTGGATAGCTTTGTGCGTGATCGTATTTTTAACTGCGGCTTTTCTTTACAACAGATATACCACACCCATTTATCAGGTTTCTGCTTCACTTGTAAAAGTGAAGGACCCCGAAAGTGAAAGTATTTTTTCATCAGGCAGAACGGCCGGTATTTTCCGCACCGATGCAAGTGATGTTGAACGCGAATTGAGAATTATTAAGTCTCAAAAAAATATAGAAGAAGCTTTAAATGAATTGGACTTTCATTTCAGTATTTACAGATCAGGTGAAATCAAAACAACTGAAATTTATCCTCACAACTATTTTTGGATTGAAATAGATTCAAATTCTACAAAAATTCCATTTGGAGAGCTATTTGAATTTACCAATCTAAAGGATAACTCATCATTTTCCTTAAAACCTCTTAACGAACAGAGCGAGTATGCCGATTTGCCCAAAAGCAAATTTAAATTTGGTGAGTGGTTTAATATCAATGGCTGCAAAATGAGAGTTCAAAAAATAACGAATAGTGACCTCTCAAAAACAAGCGATGATTTCCTTTTAAAATTAAATGACCCTGAAAATAACATTAGTTTATACAATAATCAATTAAGGCTGCGCAGCGATAAAAATTCTAATAATATTTTTCATTTTGCATTCAACTCTACCACGCCTCATAAGGACATGGCTTTTTTGGAAACCCTGATTAAGGTAGTCCGAAAAAACAACCTGTCCGAAAAAAATAGGGATGCCTCAAATTCTTTGAGCTTTATTGATGCTCAATTGTCGAAGCTAACAGACACTTTAAGTTTTTTCCGAGGAAAAATTGATGAATACAAGATAAAGAACCTGGATTTTGGGAACGGCTCCAATTTGATACTTGAGAAAATAAACAGGCTTGAAGAAAGTAAATCAGAATTGCTTCTGAGAAAAAATTATTATGAATATCTGGAAAACTATGTAATTCAAAATAGAGATGAGGAAATCTTTGCGCCAATGGTTATAGGCATTGATGACCCACTTCTCAACTCTTTGGCTTTAGAGTATATTAAAATTAAGAAAGAGGCGCGTTTATTGAAAAATGATAAAAACAAGGAAAACCCTTATCTCAATTATGAAGAAAGCGTAGTTCAAAGAATAGAAAAAAACATACTCGAAAATGTCACAAACCTTCAAAGAGATAATCAAAAAAAACTTGTTGAAACCGATTCCAGAATCAATTTTTATATATCCTCATTAAAGGGTTTGCAGGAAGAGCAGAGAGATTTATACGAAATTCAGCAATTGTCGGAACTAAATTCTCAATTGGTCGAATTGTTACTTCAAAAGAAAACAGAAATAAGCATTGGTAAATCAGCCAACAGTTCTGATTATGATATACTCGATAATCCAAAGTATGTCGATGATCCTCTTATTCCGGATAAGGAAAGAAATTTATTAATTGCCCTGGCCATTGGTCTTGGGATTCCTTTTGGTTTTATTTATTTGAGGGAAGCTTTAAACAATAGGGTAAAATATAAGGATGATCTTCTCAGTCTCACCAATATCCCGCTTATAGGGGTAATAGGACACAGTAAACATTCCAATAATCTCGTAGTAACAGAAAAACCCAAATCCGTTGTTTCCGAGTCCTTTAGAGCCATACGTTCAAACATTCATTTTCTTCAGGCAGGTGAAGAAGGAGGTGTTTTTCTTGTGACATCCAGTATTAGTGGAGAAGGAAAAACCTTCTGTTCGATCAATCTGGCACAGGTTTTTTCACTCTCTGAAAAAAAGGTATTGCTTATAGGGGCTGATATGAGAAAACCTAAAATTTACGATGATTTTGGAATCTCCAATGACTATGGGTTATCCTCATTTCTGAGCGGTGATATGAAGCTGAATGAAGTTATTCAAAAAACCAGGTTCCCAAGTTTGGATATCATCAGCGCCGGAATTATACCCCCAAATCCTTCCGAATTGCTTATGAGCGACCGGATGCAATCGGCTGTTAAGGACTTACGTAAAGAATACGAATACATAATTATTGACTCTCCACCGGTAGGGCTGGTGACGGATGCTAAAATCCTTATGGAAAGAGCCGATCAAACCATTTATATCGTAAGACAAAACGTTTCACCGATTGAAGCGATCAAAAACCTTGACCAGGATTATCAGAACGGCAAAATAAATCATATCTCCATGATTCTCAATGATCTTTCGATGAAGAAAGGTGGATATGGCTACGGTTACGGCTATGGTTACGGCTATGGTTACGGTTATGGCTATGGCTATGGTTATTATGAAGATGATCACAAAAAGAAGAATGGTATTTTTAACCGGCTGTTTGGCAAAGGCTGA
- a CDS encoding polysaccharide biosynthesis/export family protein: MKRLGILAIISVMAFSCVMNKKVIYLQDDDYYGKNLPYNQWVNEYEAKYQDYMLQPGDILSIRIGSLTPAEYNFIKEYERQLGQIRKLNQFEQNNLTQQSGSGARGGMMGAGGSGDNPFDVGLIQFLVDNFLSGFELDDEGKLNLPEIGELILSGKSIDEAEAIIQKSLEGYFETPIVKVELMSFQFTVFGEIAKEGRYTSYSTETNIFDAIALAENLTEFADRSRIKLVRTEGRNVKTAYINLLDEKLLGSEFYYLRPGDKIIVPALKAKVWRQYIISDAARAVATLSSIATLVVLLTTR, encoded by the coding sequence ATGAAGCGATTAGGTATTCTGGCCATTATTTCAGTAATGGCTTTCTCCTGTGTTATGAATAAGAAAGTTATTTATTTACAGGACGACGACTATTACGGTAAAAACTTGCCATATAATCAATGGGTTAATGAATATGAAGCCAAATATCAGGATTATATGCTTCAGCCCGGAGATATTTTATCCATTCGCATCGGTTCGCTAACACCGGCGGAGTACAACTTCATCAAGGAATACGAAAGACAATTAGGCCAGATTAGAAAACTCAACCAATTTGAACAAAATAATTTAACCCAGCAAAGTGGATCCGGTGCGCGTGGAGGGATGATGGGTGCAGGAGGTAGTGGAGACAATCCTTTTGATGTGGGTTTGATTCAATTTCTTGTTGATAATTTTTTGTCCGGATTTGAACTGGATGATGAAGGAAAACTCAATTTACCTGAAATTGGAGAATTGATTTTATCCGGCAAATCCATAGATGAGGCAGAAGCCATAATTCAAAAAAGCCTGGAAGGTTATTTTGAAACCCCTATTGTAAAGGTTGAACTCATGTCATTTCAGTTTACAGTATTTGGGGAAATTGCCAAAGAGGGTCGCTACACTTCCTATAGTACAGAAACAAATATATTTGATGCCATTGCCCTCGCGGAAAACCTTACTGAATTTGCAGATAGATCCAGGATTAAACTAGTCAGAACCGAAGGGCGAAATGTGAAAACAGCCTATATCAATTTACTGGATGAAAAATTATTAGGATCAGAATTTTACTATTTGAGACCCGGAGACAAAATTATTGTTCCGGCTTTAAAGGCAAAGGTATGGCGGCAATATATAATATCAGATGCTGCAAGAGCCGTGGCTACATTGAGTTCAATTGCCACCTTAGTTGTATTACTAACCACGAGATAA
- a CDS encoding aconitate hydratase, whose protein sequence is MAFDIEMIKKVYQNLAEKVEKSRNLLNRPLTLTEKILYSHLADPLPKEEFKRAKSYVDFKPDRVAMQDATAQMALLQFMQAGKKQAAVPSTVHCDHLILAKEGAKEDLKNSINTSGEVFSFLESVSNKYGIGFWKPGAGIIHQVVLENYAFPGGMMIGTDSHTVNAGGLGMVAVGVGGADAVDVMAGMPWELKFPKLIGVKLTGKLSGWTASKDVILKVAGILTVKGGTGAIVEYFGPGAESLSCTGKGTICNMGAEIGATTSTFGYDAKMEEYLRGTDRADVADLANGVKEHLTGDPEVYANPEKYFDQLIEIDLSTLEPHVNGPFTPDRAIPISKFAEEVKKNDWPARLEVGLIGSCTNSSYEDITRSASIAKQASEKNLKAKAEFTVTPGSEMVRYTVDRDGYLDVFKDIGGVVLANACGPCIGQWSRHTNDPKRKNSIITSFNRNFAKRNDGNPNTHAFVASPEITTAFAIAGDLTFNPVTDSLTNENGQQVKLDEPMGIEFPPSGFAVEDSGYQAPAEDGSKVEIKVAPDSKRLQLLEPFDPWNGENFKDMRLLIKAKGKCTTDHISMAGPWLRFRGHLDNISDNTLTGAVNYFNDETDKVKNQLTGEYGAVPATQRDYKSKGIPTIVIGDHNYGEGSSREHAAMQPRFLGVRIVLVKSFARIHETNLKKQGMLGLTFANENDYDKVLEDDIIETVDLDQFAPDKQITLRFKHSDGSEDLIKTNHTYNENQIKWFRAGSALNLIKELEK, encoded by the coding sequence ATGGCATTCGACATAGAAATGATCAAAAAGGTTTATCAAAACCTTGCTGAAAAAGTAGAGAAAAGCAGAAACTTATTAAACAGGCCTCTTACACTCACCGAAAAGATATTATACAGTCATTTGGCAGACCCTTTGCCGAAAGAAGAATTTAAAAGGGCCAAATCCTATGTTGATTTCAAACCGGACAGGGTAGCCATGCAAGATGCCACAGCACAAATGGCACTACTTCAGTTTATGCAAGCTGGTAAAAAACAGGCGGCTGTTCCATCGACTGTGCATTGTGATCATTTGATATTAGCCAAAGAAGGAGCCAAAGAAGATCTTAAAAACTCCATTAATACCAGTGGAGAAGTATTCAGTTTTTTAGAATCCGTCTCAAATAAATACGGTATTGGTTTCTGGAAACCTGGAGCAGGAATTATTCATCAGGTCGTTCTGGAAAATTATGCATTTCCCGGAGGAATGATGATCGGAACGGATTCTCATACTGTAAACGCCGGAGGATTGGGTATGGTGGCTGTTGGCGTTGGAGGCGCAGACGCAGTAGATGTAATGGCGGGAATGCCATGGGAACTAAAATTTCCAAAACTCATTGGCGTAAAATTAACCGGAAAACTCAGCGGTTGGACTGCCTCAAAAGATGTTATTTTAAAAGTCGCTGGAATTTTAACCGTAAAAGGTGGAACAGGTGCAATTGTTGAATATTTTGGGCCAGGAGCCGAATCCTTATCATGTACGGGGAAAGGAACCATTTGCAATATGGGAGCTGAGATTGGTGCCACGACTTCTACTTTTGGTTATGATGCTAAAATGGAAGAATACTTAAGAGGAACAGATAGGGCAGATGTGGCCGATCTTGCCAATGGAGTTAAAGAGCATTTAACCGGAGATCCTGAAGTATATGCCAATCCTGAAAAATACTTTGATCAGTTAATTGAAATTGACCTATCCACACTTGAACCTCATGTAAACGGTCCATTTACACCGGATAGAGCTATTCCAATTTCAAAATTTGCTGAAGAAGTAAAGAAAAACGACTGGCCGGCACGTCTTGAGGTTGGTTTGATCGGATCATGTACCAATTCTTCCTATGAAGATATCACACGTTCAGCATCCATCGCGAAACAGGCTTCGGAAAAAAATCTAAAAGCCAAGGCGGAGTTTACAGTTACTCCCGGTTCTGAAATGGTAAGGTATACAGTTGACAGAGATGGTTATTTGGACGTATTTAAAGACATAGGCGGTGTAGTACTTGCCAATGCATGTGGGCCATGTATAGGCCAATGGTCTAGACATACCAATGACCCGAAACGCAAAAACAGTATAATCACCTCATTTAACAGGAATTTTGCAAAACGGAACGATGGCAATCCAAATACCCACGCATTTGTTGCCTCACCTGAAATCACCACAGCCTTTGCAATAGCCGGCGATCTTACATTTAACCCAGTTACAGACAGTTTAACAAATGAAAACGGGCAACAGGTGAAATTGGATGAGCCGATGGGTATAGAATTTCCACCTTCGGGTTTTGCAGTAGAAGATTCTGGTTATCAGGCTCCTGCCGAAGATGGAAGCAAGGTTGAAATAAAAGTTGCGCCCGACTCAAAACGTTTGCAATTGCTCGAACCTTTTGACCCTTGGAATGGAGAAAATTTCAAGGATATGAGATTGCTTATTAAAGCAAAGGGTAAATGTACCACCGATCATATTTCTATGGCCGGTCCCTGGTTGAGATTCAGAGGACATTTGGATAATATATCAGATAACACGCTTACAGGTGCTGTCAATTATTTCAATGATGAAACAGACAAGGTCAAAAATCAGTTGACCGGTGAGTACGGAGCTGTTCCTGCAACTCAAAGAGATTATAAGTCTAAAGGAATACCAACAATAGTTATTGGTGATCACAATTATGGGGAGGGAAGTTCCAGAGAACATGCGGCTATGCAGCCACGATTTTTAGGTGTAAGAATTGTTCTGGTGAAATCATTTGCCAGAATTCATGAAACAAACCTGAAAAAGCAGGGAATGTTGGGTCTGACTTTTGCAAATGAAAACGATTATGACAAAGTTCTGGAAGACGATATAATTGAAACTGTAGATTTGGATCAATTCGCGCCTGATAAACAAATTACATTGCGATTTAAACATTCTGATGGTTCTGAGGATTTGATCAAAACCAACCACACGTATAATGAAAACCAGATTAAGTGGTTTAGAGCGGGCTCTGCTCTTAATTTGATAAAAGAGCTTGAGAAGTAA